Proteins from a genomic interval of Paenibacillus sp. FSL H8-0048:
- a CDS encoding DUF47 domain-containing protein gives MKLRKKDIFFETLENMADTIVQAADYFAQNISSLQGNVENFAGEMKKYESQCDTYTHTVIKELNKTFITPLERDDIMDLITSMDDVIDGLEASASRFYMYNLLDADEYIVQFAEILRQSAYEIQKAVHLLSQKKLLAIREYTIRLNDLENQGDEVLRICTKALFETVKDPIELIKRKELYERLETTTDKCEDVANMLESIIMRNS, from the coding sequence ATGAAGCTCAGAAAAAAGGATATATTCTTTGAGACGCTGGAAAACATGGCTGACACCATTGTTCAGGCTGCGGATTATTTCGCTCAGAATATCTCGAGTCTCCAGGGCAATGTGGAGAACTTCGCCGGGGAGATGAAGAAATACGAATCCCAGTGCGATACTTACACCCATACTGTCATCAAGGAATTGAACAAGACGTTCATTACGCCGCTGGAGCGGGACGACATCATGGATCTGATCACAAGCATGGACGATGTCATTGATGGTCTGGAGGCCTCTGCCTCGCGTTTCTATATGTATAACCTGCTGGATGCGGATGAATATATTGTTCAGTTCGCAGAGATTCTCCGCCAGAGTGCATACGAGATCCAGAAGGCGGTTCATTTGCTCTCCCAGAAGAAGCTGCTGGCGATCCGCGAATACACCATCCGTCTGAATGATCTGGAGAACCAGGGCGACGAAGTCCTGCGTATCTGCACCAAGGCCCTGTTCGAGACTGTGAAGGACCCGATTGAGCTGATTAAGCGCAAAGAATTGTATGAGCGGCTCGAGACCACCACGGATAAATGTGAAGACGTAGCCAACATGCTGGAATCGATCATCATGCGTAACTCATAA
- a CDS encoding amino acid ABC transporter permease, translating into MDFSILTNYFGLYMEGFYGTLLSSVLALIGSFLIGAVIAVFRITSVKGLRWFGAVYVEFIRNIPLLLVVYIFYYGPSALGFTLDGFKAGTIGLAVYTSAFIAEAIRAGIMAVPKGQMEAARSSGLSYIQTMLHIILPQAIKLVIPPLGNQFINLIKNSSVLTLVAGLDLMYFADGISTETYRTFDTYIFVAVFYLVLTLPLSYGVRVWERRLQRKY; encoded by the coding sequence ATGGATTTCTCAATATTAACGAACTACTTTGGACTCTATATGGAAGGCTTCTACGGTACGCTGCTGTCCAGTGTGCTGGCCCTGATCGGCAGCTTCCTGATCGGTGCGGTCATTGCCGTCTTCCGTATTACTTCAGTGAAGGGTCTGCGCTGGTTCGGCGCGGTGTATGTGGAATTCATCCGCAATATCCCGCTGCTGCTGGTCGTGTATATTTTCTATTACGGGCCTTCCGCTCTGGGCTTCACACTGGACGGCTTCAAGGCAGGAACCATCGGACTCGCCGTATATACCTCGGCCTTCATCGCCGAAGCGATCCGTGCCGGAATTATGGCCGTGCCCAAGGGACAGATGGAGGCGGCCCGTTCCTCCGGTCTCAGCTACATACAGACGATGCTGCATATCATTCTGCCGCAGGCGATCAAACTGGTCATTCCACCGCTCGGCAACCAGTTCATTAACCTGATTAAGAACTCCTCGGTACTGACTCTGGTGGCCGGTCTTGATCTGATGTACTTCGCCGACGGGATCTCTACAGAGACTTACCGTACCTTTGACACCTACATTTTCGTAGCGGTATTCTATCTGGTGCTTACGCTTCCGCTCAGCTACGGCGTGCGGGTCTGGGAGCGTAGACTGCAGCGCAAATATTAA
- a CDS encoding DUF3048 domain-containing protein, translated as MSISMNRYVSRPVYALVLAAVLLSACGEEQATPVPVRVVAPTAQAQPTEVTQPSPTATPAPPIAVSVLTGLPAEEESLPRPLAVMINNAPAARPQSGISEADILYEVLAEGGITRLIGIFQSHAGVVKIGPIRSIRPYLIDIGESYGGITVHAGGSPDAYAILQRQKKADMDEIGRAGAYFWRDKERKAPHNLYSNAAKLREGATKLGYEENVKVPGFLFNDPDYIPVEGTPALALSVNFLLKSYNVGYQYNAEQRTYARLVNGKPHLDLNNNRPVEAANIIVMGSDHKVLDDVGRLQVDTELGGEAVLLQRGVAINGKWSRSPGDVIRFVKKDGKEALMFPGITHILIVPNSPSFSSHVEYELAPASR; from the coding sequence GTGTCTATATCGATGAACCGTTATGTATCCCGTCCTGTATATGCTCTAGTCCTTGCCGCCGTGCTGCTCTCTGCCTGCGGGGAAGAGCAGGCAACGCCTGTGCCTGTGCGGGTGGTAGCGCCTACAGCCCAGGCGCAGCCGACCGAAGTTACGCAGCCGTCGCCGACAGCAACGCCGGCCCCGCCAATAGCGGTCTCCGTCTTAACAGGTCTGCCTGCTGAGGAGGAGAGCCTGCCACGTCCGCTCGCGGTTATGATCAATAATGCTCCGGCGGCCCGTCCGCAATCCGGGATCAGCGAGGCGGATATTCTGTACGAGGTGCTGGCCGAGGGCGGTATTACCCGGCTGATCGGTATCTTTCAGAGTCATGCCGGGGTGGTGAAGATCGGACCGATCCGCAGTATCCGCCCGTATCTGATCGATATCGGCGAGAGCTACGGCGGCATAACGGTGCATGCCGGAGGCAGTCCGGACGCTTATGCCATTCTGCAACGGCAGAAGAAGGCGGATATGGACGAAATCGGCCGCGCGGGTGCCTACTTCTGGCGGGACAAGGAACGCAAGGCTCCCCATAACCTGTACAGTAATGCCGCTAAGCTTAGAGAAGGGGCAACGAAGCTGGGGTATGAGGAGAACGTGAAGGTCCCCGGGTTTCTTTTCAATGATCCGGATTACATACCTGTGGAGGGCACCCCGGCGCTTGCGCTGAGTGTGAACTTCCTGCTGAAGAGCTACAATGTCGGGTACCAATACAACGCAGAGCAGCGCACGTATGCCCGCCTGGTGAACGGCAAGCCGCATCTGGATCTGAATAATAACCGTCCGGTGGAAGCGGCGAACATCATCGTGATGGGTTCGGATCATAAGGTGCTGGACGATGTAGGCCGGTTGCAGGTGGATACGGAGCTGGGAGGAGAAGCGGTGTTGTTACAGCGCGGCGTAGCGATTAACGGCAAATGGTCGCGCAGCCCCGGAGACGTCATCCGGTTTGTGAAGAAGGACGGCAAGGAGGCGCTGATGTTCCCGGGAATCACCCATATTCTGATTGTCCCGAACAGCCCCTCGTTCAGCAGTCATGTCGAATATGAGCTGGCGCCTGCATCCCGCTAA
- a CDS encoding glutamate ABC transporter substrate-binding protein, whose amino-acid sequence MKMSKSFKVLSVLMIAAMLVIAGCGNNKGKNEPAAGGNAAGGAAADSAAIAKIKERGKLLVGVKFDTRLFGLKDPASGNVEGFDIDISKAIAKKILGDENAIELKEVTSKTRIPMLNNGEIDMVVATMTITEDRKKEVDFSDVYFQAGQSLLVKKGSPITGLASVTKDTKILGSKGATSIKNIKEKVPGVTVLEFDNYQDAFSALKAGQGDALTTDDAILYGMASQDPGFEVVGKPFTDEPYGIAVQKGNADVVKAINDTLAELKANGEYDAIYTKWIGKAPAK is encoded by the coding sequence ATGAAAATGTCCAAGAGCTTCAAGGTGTTAAGTGTGCTGATGATTGCGGCCATGCTGGTCATTGCCGGATGCGGCAACAACAAGGGCAAGAACGAACCTGCGGCAGGCGGCAATGCAGCCGGAGGGGCAGCAGCAGACTCTGCGGCCATTGCCAAGATCAAGGAGCGCGGTAAGCTGCTCGTCGGCGTGAAGTTCGATACCCGCCTGTTCGGTCTGAAGGACCCGGCCTCCGGCAACGTGGAAGGCTTCGACATCGACATCTCCAAGGCCATCGCTAAGAAAATTCTCGGTGACGAGAATGCCATTGAACTGAAGGAGGTCACCTCCAAGACGCGTATCCCGATGCTGAATAACGGCGAGATTGATATGGTTGTGGCGACCATGACTATTACGGAGGACCGCAAGAAGGAAGTAGATTTCTCTGACGTCTATTTCCAGGCCGGGCAGTCGCTGCTTGTGAAGAAGGGCAGCCCGATTACAGGCCTTGCGAGCGTTACGAAGGATACGAAGATCCTCGGCTCCAAGGGGGCAACCTCGATCAAGAATATCAAAGAGAAGGTGCCGGGCGTAACCGTGCTTGAATTCGATAACTATCAGGATGCGTTCAGTGCGCTCAAGGCGGGCCAAGGGGATGCGCTGACTACGGATGATGCGATTCTGTACGGAATGGCTTCACAGGACCCGGGCTTCGAGGTGGTGGGGAAGCCGTTCACGGATGAGCCTTACGGCATTGCGGTTCAGAAAGGCAACGCAGATGTAGTTAAGGCGATTAATGATACACTGGCTGAACTGAAGGCGAATGGGGAGTATGATGCCATCTATACGAAGTGGATTGGTAAAGCTCCGGCTAAATAA
- a CDS encoding inorganic phosphate transporter — protein MDTSIYVLAFVIFLALAFDFINGFHDTANAIATSVSTRALKPRTAIMLAASMNFIGALMFTGVAKKIGGSITDPTLLDNGIDIVTATLIAAIIWNLVTWWLGIPSSSSHALIGALAGAVYVGAGTEHIKWSGFIEIVEGLIFSPLIAFVIGYIVMTILKWIFAKRSPHTVNKGFRSMQIVTAALQSFTHGTNDAQKAMGIITFALVTSGRLDTMEVPLWVKIAAATSMALGTSIGGWKIIKTMGTKIFKIEPINGFAADISAASVIFTATLLHLPVSTTHAITSSILGVGSAKRFSAVKWGVAGRIVVTWFITIPISALLSGVIFKLFF, from the coding sequence ATGGATACATCTATATATGTATTAGCTTTTGTTATCTTTCTTGCGCTGGCGTTCGACTTCATCAACGGGTTCCATGATACCGCTAATGCAATTGCTACCTCTGTCTCGACCCGTGCGCTGAAGCCGCGTACAGCCATCATGCTGGCCGCCTCGATGAACTTTATCGGCGCATTGATGTTCACCGGCGTAGCGAAGAAGATCGGGGGCAGCATTACCGATCCGACCCTGCTGGATAACGGGATAGACATTGTCACAGCGACGCTCATTGCGGCAATTATCTGGAATCTGGTCACCTGGTGGCTGGGTATTCCTTCGTCCTCCTCCCATGCGCTTATCGGTGCGTTAGCCGGTGCGGTGTATGTCGGGGCAGGTACAGAGCATATCAAATGGAGCGGGTTCATTGAGATCGTAGAGGGGCTGATTTTCTCCCCGCTGATCGCTTTTGTAATCGGATATATTGTGATGACGATCTTGAAGTGGATCTTCGCGAAGCGCAGTCCGCATACGGTCAACAAGGGCTTCCGTTCGATGCAGATCGTGACGGCCGCGCTGCAATCCTTCACCCATGGTACGAATGATGCGCAGAAGGCGATGGGGATCATTACCTTTGCCCTCGTCACCTCGGGACGGCTCGATACGATGGAGGTTCCGCTCTGGGTTAAGATTGCAGCGGCTACATCCATGGCACTCGGAACGTCTATCGGCGGCTGGAAGATTATTAAGACGATGGGCACGAAGATTTTTAAAATCGAGCCGATCAACGGCTTCGCGGCGGATATTTCGGCGGCCTCTGTTATTTTCACGGCTACGCTGCTGCATCTTCCGGTAAGTACAACCCACGCGATTACCTCATCGATTCTGGGTGTAGGTTCAGCCAAGCGCTTCTCCGCTGTCAAATGGGGAGTGGCCGGACGGATCGTGGTTACCTGGTTCATTACCATTCCGATCAGCGCCTTGCTGTCGGGAGTGATCTTCAAGCTCTTCTTCTAA
- a CDS encoding amino acid ABC transporter permease: protein MDFTGAYSAENLKFLLDGLYVTLIVAFVSIFLSFIIGCIIGVIRYSEVPVLSPVMFYLVELIRNLPLLLIIFFIRFALPEVGIKLGLITAAIAALTIFEAAMIAEIVRGGLMSIDKGQIEAARSSGLSNVQTLWHIVLPQGLRRMVPPLVSQFISLLKDTSLAVVISLPELMHNANIVIGHSYSYAIPTLALVALIYFVVNYLLSLLSRRLEHRAV, encoded by the coding sequence ATGGATTTCACAGGTGCATACTCTGCCGAGAATCTGAAGTTTCTGCTGGACGGATTGTATGTAACGCTGATTGTTGCTTTTGTATCGATCTTCCTGAGCTTTATCATCGGCTGTATCATTGGCGTCATCCGCTACTCGGAGGTGCCGGTGCTGTCTCCGGTCATGTTCTACCTGGTGGAGCTGATCCGTAATCTGCCGCTGCTGCTGATCATCTTCTTCATCCGCTTCGCCTTGCCGGAGGTCGGGATCAAGCTCGGACTGATTACTGCGGCCATTGCGGCATTAACCATCTTCGAGGCGGCGATGATTGCCGAGATTGTCCGCGGAGGCTTAATGTCGATCGACAAGGGGCAGATTGAGGCGGCGCGTTCCTCCGGTCTCAGCAATGTACAGACCTTATGGCATATCGTGCTTCCCCAGGGGCTGCGGCGGATGGTTCCGCCACTGGTCAGCCAGTTCATCTCCCTGCTGAAGGATACCTCGCTTGCTGTTGTGATTTCACTACCGGAGCTGATGCATAACGCCAACATTGTCATCGGCCACAGCTACAGCTATGCGATCCCTACGCTGGCGCTGGTTGCCCTGATTTATTTTGTCGTCAATTACCTGCTGTCGCTGCTGTCCAGAAGGCTTGAGCACAGAGCGGTATAA
- a CDS encoding amino acid ABC transporter ATP-binding protein, protein MIDFHQVDKHYGQFHVLKGIDLHVQEGEVVVVVGPSGSGKSTMLRCINRLETITSGGLTVDGITVNERKTDINTLRKEIGMVFQHFNLYPHKKVIDNITLAPVKVLGLSKAEAEKTAMYYLEKVGIADKAESYPSQLSGGQQQRVAIARGLAMKPKIMLFDEPTSALDPEMVGEVLDVMRALAREGMTMVVVTHEMGFAREVADRVIFMDQGQIVEEAEPEAFFASPKEERTRTFLSRVLSH, encoded by the coding sequence TTGATCGACTTTCATCAGGTAGACAAACATTACGGACAATTCCATGTACTGAAGGGCATTGACCTGCATGTTCAGGAAGGGGAAGTAGTTGTTGTAGTCGGTCCTTCCGGCTCCGGCAAGAGCACGATGCTGCGCTGCATTAACCGTCTGGAGACGATCACGAGCGGCGGATTAACTGTGGACGGTATAACTGTAAACGAACGCAAGACAGATATCAATACCCTGCGCAAAGAGATCGGAATGGTCTTCCAGCACTTCAACCTGTACCCGCACAAAAAGGTCATTGATAACATCACGCTGGCCCCGGTGAAGGTACTGGGCTTAAGCAAAGCGGAAGCGGAGAAGACCGCAATGTATTATTTGGAGAAGGTCGGCATTGCCGACAAGGCAGAGTCCTATCCTTCCCAGCTGTCCGGCGGACAGCAGCAGCGGGTGGCGATTGCCCGGGGTCTGGCGATGAAGCCGAAGATTATGCTGTTCGACGAGCCGACCTCGGCGCTGGACCCGGAGATGGTCGGGGAGGTGCTTGATGTTATGCGCGCCCTGGCCCGCGAAGGCATGACGATGGTCGTTGTGACCCATGAGATGGGCTTTGCCCGCGAGGTGGCGGACCGGGTTATCTTCATGGATCAAGGGCAGATCGTGGAAGAGGCGGAGCCGGAAGCCTTCTTCGCCAGCCCGAAGGAAGAGCGGACGCGTACTTTTCTCAGCCGTGTATTAAGCCATTAA